A part of Paramisgurnus dabryanus chromosome 15, PD_genome_1.1, whole genome shotgun sequence genomic DNA contains:
- the ackr3a gene encoding atypical chemokine receptor 3a encodes MTGSLSSPSNEKMSLSANELSEFFAMWEEFNFTNDNENISLVETHMCLTSFNRSALLNVMCTLYAFIFIVGLAANALVVWVNLRSQRHYHETHLYILNLAVADLCVVATLPVWISSLAQGGHWPFGQVACKLTHLLFSVNLFASIFFLACMSVDRYVSVVRTGEISHRWGRRIRRLVCAATWLLALFASLPDTYFLQSVKSLHGHATLCRPEYPEDNPLEWMVGIQLSFVVLGFAIPFPIIAVSYALLAKTLASSSSSNSPSNEDQDRSVSRKVILTYIVVFIACWAPYHSVLLADALVMLGVLPMGCSAENSLFIALNLTQCLSLLHCCVNPVVYSFAHRHYRYDLMKAFIFKYSTRTGLTRLIEGSQGTETEYAVVENTPTALS; translated from the exons ATGACCGGG TCGCTGTCTTCACCTTCAAATGAGAAGATGAGTCTAAGTGCCAATGAACTGTCAGAATTCTTTGCCATGTGGGAGGAATTTAACTTCACCAATGACAACGAAAACATATCACTGGTGGAAACACACATGTGCCTAACTTCCTTTAATCGTTCTGCTCTCCTTAATGTGATGTGCACCCTCTACGCCTTCATTTTTATTGTGGGCCTTGCCGCCAACGCACTGGTAGTGTGGGTCAACCTGCGCTCACAGCGTCACTATCACGAAACACATTTGTATATCCTAAACCTGGCAGTGGCTGACCTGTGTGTGGTAGCTACTCTACCCGTGTGGATAAGCTCGCTGGCACAGGGTGGTCACTGGCCATTTGGTCAGGTGGCTTGCAAGCTAACACATCTTCTCTTCAGCGTCAACCTGTTCGCTAGCATCTTTTTCTTGGCTTGCATGAGCGTGGACCGGTATGTTTCGGTAGTGCGCACCGGGGAGATATCTCACAGATGGGGACGGCGAATACGTCGTTTGGTGTGTGCCGCAACATGGCTCCTTGCTCTGTTCGCGTCACTACCGGACACATACTTCCTGCAGTCGGTGAAGTCGCTACATGGTCATGCGACTTTGTGTCGCCCTGAGTATCCAGAGGACAACCCTTTGGAGTGGATGGTGGGCATTCAGTTGAGTTTTGTGGTTTTAGGTTTCGCAATCCCTTTCCCCATTATAGCGGTGTCTTACGCCCTACTTGCAAAAACTCTGgcgtcctcttcctcctctaaTTCCCCTTCAAATGAAGACCAGGATCGCAGCGTCAGCAGGAAGGTCATCCTCACTTACATTGTGGTCTTCATAGCTTGCTGGGCACCATATCATAGCGTGCTCCTAGCCGACGCTCTGGTCATGTTAGGAGTGCTTCCTATGGGCTGCAGTGCGGAGAACTCTCTCTTCATCGCACTGAACCTCACGCAGTGCCTGTCTTTGCTACACTGCTGTGTGAACCCCGTGGTCTACAGCTTCGCTCATCGTCATTACCGATACGACCTCATGAAGGCCTTCATCTTCAAATACTCCACTCGTACCGGGCTGACACGTCTGATAGAGGGCTCTCAGGGCACCGAGACGGAGTACGCGGTGGTGGAGAATACCCCTACAGCGCTGAGCTAG
- the rpe gene encoding ribulose-phosphate 3-epimerase, translating into MAYSARIGPSILSSDLSQLGRECERMMECGADYLHLDVMDGHFVPNLTFGHPMVECLRHTIGPDPFFDMHMMVSRPEQWVKPMAAAGANQYTFHIEATTNPGNLIKEIRESGMKVGLAIKPGTTVEELAPWAGQIDMALVMTVEPGFGGQKFMEDMMPKVSWLRSQFPSLDIEVDGGVGPDSIHRCAEAGANMIVSGSAVVGSDDPRSVIALLRNVVSEAIQKRSLDR; encoded by the exons ATGGCGTATTCGGCGAGAATTGGTCCTTCAATATTGAGCAGTGATCTGTCACAGCTCGGCAGGGAGTGTGAGAGGATGATGGAGTGCGGTGCCGACTATCTGCACCTTGATGTTATGGACGG GCATTTTGTTCCTAACTTAACATTTGGTCATCCGATGGTCGAGTGTTTACGACACACTATTGGTCCAGATCCATTTTTTG ACATGCACATGATGGTGTCCAGGCCAGAGCAGTGGGTAAAGCCCATGGCAGCAGCAGGGGCAAATCAATACACTTTCCACATAGAAGCTACGACTAACCCTGGCAACCTCATCAAAGAAATCAGAGAGAGTGGTATGAAG GTTGGTCTGGCCATCAAACCTGGAACGACAGTAGAGGAATTAGCACCATGGGCTGGACAGATCGATATGGCTCTTGTCATGACAGTAGAGCCAGGCTTTGGTGGTCAGAAGTTTATGGAAGACATGATGCCAAAG GTGAGTTGGTTAAGGAGTCAGTTCCCATCTCTGGACATTGAGGTGGATGGTGGAGTTGGTCCAGACAGCATTCACAGATGTGCTGAG GCTGGAGCTAACATGATCGTATCAGGCAGTGCTGTGGTGGGCAGTGATGATCCCCGCTCTGTAATCGCCCTCCTCAGAAACGTTGTTAGCGAAGCCATCCAGAAGCGCTCTTTGGACCGCTGA